The Kangiella marina genome window below encodes:
- the gpsA gene encoding NAD(P)H-dependent glycerol-3-phosphate dehydrogenase codes for MANRLKSFAVLGAGSYGTALAIVLASNGHQVSMWARDAAQAASMQCERSNTRYLPDVAFPDRLTVTNDLSGAVSTADVVLVAVPSHAFRTALQSIKPHLNKELPIIWASKGLDPDTGDLLGNVLKEELGSEQPHAILSGPSFAKEMARGMPTAISLASSDPELAEQLALDFHNERFRVYISSDVIGLQIGGAVKNVVAIGAGIADGLGFGSNARTALITRGLVEMKRLGVALGGKPETFNGMAGMGDLVLTCTDDQSRNRRFGLALGQGGDREGAEQAIGQVVEGVRNAHEIHMLSERVGVEMPICEAIYNIIYEGADPKVAARELLTRDLKSES; via the coding sequence ATGGCTAATCGCTTAAAGTCTTTTGCGGTTCTTGGAGCTGGCTCCTATGGAACCGCACTAGCCATTGTTCTGGCGAGCAATGGTCATCAGGTCTCGATGTGGGCGCGTGACGCCGCGCAGGCTGCTTCAATGCAGTGTGAACGCAGTAATACGCGCTACTTACCTGATGTGGCTTTTCCAGATAGGTTAACAGTGACTAATGACTTATCAGGCGCGGTATCGACTGCCGATGTTGTTTTGGTTGCTGTGCCAAGCCATGCATTTCGCACTGCGCTTCAATCTATCAAACCTCACCTAAACAAAGAGTTACCCATTATTTGGGCCAGTAAAGGGCTAGATCCTGACACGGGAGATTTGCTGGGTAATGTTTTGAAAGAGGAGTTAGGTTCAGAGCAGCCTCACGCGATTTTATCGGGGCCAAGTTTTGCTAAAGAGATGGCGCGCGGTATGCCAACAGCTATCAGCTTAGCATCAAGCGATCCTGAATTGGCAGAGCAATTAGCATTGGATTTCCACAACGAGCGTTTCCGCGTTTATATCAGTAGTGATGTGATCGGTCTGCAGATCGGTGGCGCTGTTAAGAATGTGGTCGCCATTGGTGCAGGAATTGCTGATGGCTTGGGTTTTGGTTCAAATGCCCGTACTGCATTGATAACCCGTGGCCTTGTCGAAATGAAGCGTCTTGGCGTGGCGCTTGGTGGTAAGCCAGAAACATTCAACGGTATGGCGGGTATGGGCGACTTGGTGCTGACCTGTACGGACGACCAGTCTCGCAATAGACGCTTTGGATTAGCGCTTGGACAAGGTGGTGATCGCGAAGGTGCGGAGCAAGCCATTGGTCAAGTGGTTGAAGGCGTTCGCAATGCTCATGAAATACATATGCTGTCAGAGCGTGTTGGGGTTGAGATGCCGATTTGTGAAGCCATTTATAACATTATATATGAAGGCGCGGATCCTAAAGTAGCGGCCCGAGAGTTATTGACGCGTGATCTTAAATCCGAGTCATAG